Proteins from one Magnetospirillum sp. 15-1 genomic window:
- a CDS encoding ATP-binding protein codes for MFSDLFDLNGLNPHGFCLSWRPELFWSLASSDAVIAASYLSISAAIIVYVVKRRDLYLRWVAVAFAVFILLCATSHLSDLWTLWFPDYGLQAVVKAITAVASLLTAIVLWPLIPHALSVPSAAQLAAANTALGREIDERRLAEETLHAAEKELRAANAELDSFAYAVSHDLRAPLRAMIGFSTALAEDYGEKLDEEARQYISQIVRGGKHMGELIDGLLQLSRATRGDLQRTDVDISALAASMREQMKAAGTDTATTWEIEPGLTVWGDCRLIEAVMQNLLDNAVKYAAKATEPAVRVYGRCDAATTTIFVADNGVGFDMAHAEKLFKPFQRLHRQDEFPGIGIGLSTVSRIIQRHGGAISAEAAVGGGATFRFSLPRSGSPRQEGEPS; via the coding sequence ATGTTCAGCGACCTGTTCGATCTCAACGGATTGAATCCCCATGGCTTCTGTTTGTCCTGGCGCCCTGAGCTGTTCTGGTCCCTGGCTTCCTCGGACGCCGTCATCGCCGCGTCGTATCTGTCGATCAGTGCCGCGATCATCGTTTATGTCGTCAAGCGGCGGGACCTCTATCTTCGCTGGGTGGCGGTGGCATTCGCCGTCTTCATCCTGCTGTGCGCCACCAGCCACCTGTCCGACCTTTGGACCCTATGGTTCCCGGATTACGGCCTGCAGGCGGTGGTCAAGGCGATCACCGCCGTGGCTTCGCTCCTTACCGCCATCGTTCTCTGGCCCCTGATTCCCCATGCGCTTTCCGTGCCCAGCGCCGCCCAATTGGCGGCGGCCAACACCGCGCTTGGCCGCGAAATCGACGAGCGCCGCCTGGCGGAAGAGACCCTTCATGCCGCCGAGAAGGAGTTGCGGGCCGCCAATGCCGAACTGGACAGCTTCGCCTATGCCGTCTCTCACGATCTGCGGGCGCCGCTGCGGGCCATGATCGGATTCAGCACGGCCTTGGCCGAGGATTACGGCGAGAAGCTGGACGAGGAAGCCCGGCAGTATATTTCCCAGATCGTCCGTGGCGGCAAGCATATGGGCGAGCTGATCGACGGCCTGCTTCAATTGTCCCGCGCCACACGCGGGGATTTGCAGCGGACGGATGTCGATATTTCCGCCCTGGCGGCCTCCATGCGGGAACAGATGAAGGCCGCCGGAACCGATACGGCCACGACCTGGGAAATCGAGCCGGGACTCACGGTTTGGGGCGATTGCCGACTGATCGAGGCGGTGATGCAGAACCTGTTGGACAATGCGGTGAAATACGCCGCCAAAGCCACCGAGCCGGCCGTTCGTGTCTACGGGCGGTGCGACGCGGCCACCACCACCATCTTCGTGGCCGACAATGGCGTCGGGTTCGACATGGCCCATGCGGAAAAGCTGTTCAAGCCGTTCCAGCGTCTTCATCGCCAGGACGAATTTCCCGGCATCGGCATCGGTCTGTCCACCGTCAGCCGCATCATCCAGCGCCATGGCGGCGCCATTTCAGCCGAGGCCGCCGTCGGCGGGGGAGCCACCTTCCGGTTCTCCCTTCCGCGGTCGGGCTCCCCCCGCCAGGAAGGAGAACCGTCGTGA
- a CDS encoding anti-phage dCTP deaminase — translation MNKPDLFAEPAQQSVATSISERLSQEIVIALVGPVGSGVSTAAEFIKSILCNDFDYKVCEIIKPSAIILREAHRVGITEIPKTPHDQYITAMQTAGNSLREKFGGNYLAEKIVELIYKFRRDNGGYSDGGVPLPGRRAYIIDSVKNPEELSLLRKIYGETLCLFGVFAPDHIRKQRLKDAGVPDDAIKKIIDRDQNELATFGQKTRKIFTESDFFICNDKKRDELRVRVLRFVNIVFNTAIHTPTRAESAMYEAGAAAANSACMSRQVGAAIVSQSGELVSVGWNDVPRFGGGLYGEDHQSTWDAESNCIADADNRCFKWGGNICHNETRRNQIVNKICDKVGASGLLKKGKTGADVSGLLRGATDIDALIEFSRSIHAEMEAILSVAREGRHSLVGATLYTNTYPCHNCARHIVASGITSVVYIEPYQKSLAIALHNDAITEDPESKTKVVFRQYDGVAPRHYLRLFRPTGDRKKDGRLIQQSPKAAVPIFRVPLDAPTEYEVKVIADLADKEQTPL, via the coding sequence GTGAACAAACCGGACCTGTTTGCTGAGCCAGCACAGCAAAGTGTCGCGACATCAATTTCCGAGCGTCTTTCTCAGGAAATTGTCATTGCCCTTGTCGGTCCGGTGGGGTCAGGCGTTTCAACTGCTGCTGAATTCATAAAATCTATTTTGTGTAATGATTTTGATTATAAGGTATGCGAGATCATAAAGCCGAGCGCCATCATCTTACGTGAGGCGCACCGGGTTGGCATAACTGAAATCCCAAAAACTCCGCATGATCAGTATATAACTGCAATGCAGACGGCAGGAAACTCTCTCCGTGAGAAGTTCGGAGGAAACTATCTGGCCGAGAAAATTGTTGAACTTATATATAAATTTCGTCGCGATAATGGCGGTTATTCCGATGGCGGAGTTCCTCTTCCTGGTAGGCGGGCATACATTATTGACTCTGTCAAGAATCCTGAAGAGCTTTCGTTGCTGCGCAAGATTTACGGTGAGACTCTTTGTCTATTCGGTGTGTTCGCGCCAGATCATATTCGGAAGCAACGATTAAAAGATGCCGGAGTTCCTGATGATGCCATTAAAAAAATAATTGATCGCGATCAGAATGAGTTGGCAACATTTGGGCAGAAGACCAGGAAGATTTTTACTGAAAGCGATTTTTTCATATGCAATGACAAGAAGCGTGACGAGCTTCGTGTGAGAGTTCTTAGATTTGTAAATATAGTTTTCAACACAGCCATTCACACGCCAACAAGGGCGGAGTCGGCCATGTACGAGGCGGGCGCTGCGGCAGCAAATTCAGCATGTATGTCTCGGCAGGTAGGTGCCGCAATTGTCTCTCAAAGTGGGGAACTGGTTTCCGTTGGTTGGAATGACGTGCCAAGATTTGGCGGCGGATTATATGGCGAAGATCATCAATCTACCTGGGATGCTGAAAGCAATTGCATCGCTGATGCTGACAATAGGTGCTTCAAGTGGGGAGGAAATATATGCCACAATGAGACTAGGCGAAATCAGATTGTGAATAAAATTTGCGATAAAGTTGGGGCATCCGGGCTTCTTAAGAAGGGAAAGACCGGCGCAGACGTTTCTGGATTGCTTCGCGGCGCAACTGATATCGATGCCTTGATTGAATTTTCCAGATCAATACATGCAGAAATGGAGGCGATATTATCAGTGGCTCGTGAAGGGCGCCATTCACTGGTTGGCGCAACGCTCTATACGAACACATATCCATGTCATAATTGTGCCCGCCATATTGTGGCGTCTGGAATCACCTCGGTTGTTTACATTGAGCCATATCAAAAGAGTTTGGCAATTGCATTGCACAATGACGCGATTACGGAAGACCCTGAATCCAAGACAAAGGTCGTATTTCGACAATATGATGGGGTTGCTCCGCGACACTATCTACGACTCTTTCGGCCTACGGGAGACCGTAAGAAAGATGGCCGCTTGATCCAGCAATCCCCCAAGGCCGCTGTTCCGATTTTCCGAGTGCCCCTTGATGCGCCTACCGAGTATGAGGTGAAGGTCATTGCAGATTTGGCCGACAAGGAGCAAACTCCGCTTTGA
- a CDS encoding methyl-accepting chemotaxis protein: protein MISSSSLYRVRLAAAATAVLFVLIPVAEAAGGSPSPATMAVALAGLAVSLAAMRYILRLRRALDSAVKTVQAVARGDFEARLVGIREGGRVGELLHSVNELIDRSDSFVREASASMEHVARGQYHRRIVERGMMGHFLHGARAINAATSAIERKVGDFATVTRHFEDTVGSVVRLTAAAATELQATAQGMEQTAADTSGTATTVAAAAEEASTNVETVAAAAEELSAAINEISRQVEQSTSIAGAAMDQAARTNAMVESLAESSNKIGEVVNLINDIASQTNLLALNATIEAARAGEAGKGFAVVASEVKTLATQTARATSEIAEQIAAVQSAATGTAEAIRSIAGTITDINRYTTAIAASVDQQSAATREIARNVERASAGATQVSGNVHKLSEGADQTGQAAGDVLSAAHQLSLQSEQLSTVVGDFLGELKTVL, encoded by the coding sequence ATGATCAGTTCATCTTCTCTCTATAGAGTGCGGCTGGCGGCTGCGGCCACGGCGGTCCTGTTCGTCCTGATCCCGGTGGCGGAGGCCGCCGGCGGAAGCCCCTCGCCCGCGACCATGGCGGTCGCATTGGCCGGGCTGGCGGTCTCGCTGGCCGCCATGCGGTACATCCTGCGGCTGCGGCGCGCCCTCGACAGCGCGGTCAAGACCGTTCAGGCGGTGGCGCGGGGTGATTTCGAAGCCCGGCTGGTGGGTATCCGCGAAGGAGGACGGGTCGGCGAACTGCTGCATTCCGTCAACGAGCTGATCGACCGCTCCGACAGTTTCGTGCGCGAGGCGTCGGCCTCCATGGAGCACGTGGCCCGGGGGCAGTACCACCGCCGGATCGTCGAGCGGGGCATGATGGGCCATTTCCTGCACGGCGCCCGCGCCATCAACGCCGCCACCAGCGCCATCGAGCGCAAGGTCGGCGATTTCGCCACCGTCACCCGGCATTTCGAGGATACGGTGGGCTCGGTGGTCCGTCTGACCGCCGCCGCCGCCACGGAACTGCAGGCCACCGCCCAGGGCATGGAGCAGACCGCCGCCGACACCAGCGGCACCGCCACCACCGTCGCCGCCGCCGCCGAGGAGGCCTCGACCAATGTGGAGACCGTGGCCGCCGCCGCCGAGGAACTGTCGGCCGCCATCAACGAGATCAGCCGGCAGGTGGAGCAATCCACCTCCATCGCCGGCGCCGCCATGGATCAGGCCGCCCGGACCAACGCCATGGTGGAAAGCCTGGCGGAATCCTCCAACAAGATCGGCGAGGTGGTGAACCTGATCAACGACATCGCGTCGCAGACCAACCTGCTGGCCTTGAACGCCACCATCGAGGCGGCCCGCGCCGGCGAGGCCGGAAAAGGCTTCGCCGTGGTCGCCAGCGAGGTCAAGACCCTGGCGACCCAGACCGCCAGGGCCACCAGCGAGATCGCCGAACAGATCGCCGCCGTCCAGTCGGCGGCCACCGGAACCGCCGAGGCGATCCGTTCCATCGCCGGCACCATCACCGACATCAACCGCTATACCACCGCCATCGCGGCGTCGGTGGACCAGCAAAGCGCCGCCACCCGCGAGATCGCCCGCAACGTGGAACGCGCCTCGGCCGGCGCCACCCAGGTCAGCGGCAATGTTCACAAGCTTTCGGAAGGGGCCGACCAGACCGGACAGGCCGCCGGCGACGTGCTGAGCGCCGCCCACCAGTTGTCCCTCCAGTCGGAACAGCTCAGCACCGTGGTCGGAGACTTCCTCGGCGAGTTGAAGACCGTGCTGTAG
- a CDS encoding FUSC family protein: MRTWNDLAGFLKEEFRHLTTIHPSDRMWQMPFAASLASGLPLLVGCFFGHLGYGLVSSLGGLIFLYLPPTALYHRMVSLMASAFALTACYALGVMSHLVPVLMMPVLIFIAILTTMLCRFYRVGVPGSLFFIMAASIGAYSPVELLQVPLMVGLMSMGTLLASLIAFFYSVYTLRLRPPLPIQPLPEPTFDFVVFDSVVIGACVGISLALAQVLQMEKAYWVPVSCLAVVQGASLRAVWNRQLHRILGTGVGLFLAWGILSLPLNMWSISFTMIALTFIIETVIVRHYAFAVVFITPLTILLADAAVLGHGSPTELIQARFIVTCLGSFIRP; encoded by the coding sequence ATGCGCACATGGAACGATCTGGCGGGATTCCTCAAGGAAGAATTCCGTCATCTCACCACCATCCACCCCAGCGACCGCATGTGGCAGATGCCGTTCGCCGCATCCCTGGCCTCGGGCCTGCCGCTCCTGGTGGGCTGCTTTTTCGGCCATCTGGGTTACGGACTGGTGTCGTCCCTGGGCGGGCTGATCTTCCTGTACCTGCCGCCGACGGCCCTGTACCACCGCATGGTGTCGCTGATGGCGTCGGCCTTCGCCCTGACCGCCTGCTACGCCCTGGGCGTCATGAGTCACCTCGTCCCGGTGCTGATGATGCCGGTGCTCATCTTCATCGCCATCCTGACCACCATGCTGTGCCGCTTCTACCGCGTCGGCGTGCCGGGCAGCCTGTTCTTCATCATGGCGGCCTCCATCGGGGCCTATTCCCCGGTGGAACTGCTGCAGGTTCCCCTGATGGTCGGCCTGATGAGCATGGGAACCCTGCTGGCCTCGCTGATCGCCTTTTTCTACAGCGTCTACACCCTGCGCCTGCGCCCGCCCCTGCCCATCCAGCCGCTGCCCGAGCCGACCTTCGACTTCGTGGTGTTCGATTCCGTGGTGATCGGGGCCTGCGTCGGCATATCGCTGGCCCTGGCCCAGGTGCTGCAGATGGAAAAGGCCTATTGGGTGCCGGTCAGCTGCCTGGCGGTGGTCCAGGGCGCCTCGCTGCGGGCGGTATGGAACCGGCAGCTGCACCGCATCCTGGGCACCGGCGTCGGCCTGTTCTTGGCCTGGGGCATCCTGTCGCTGCCGCTGAACATGTGGAGCATCTCGTTCACCATGATCGCCCTCACCTTCATCATCGAGACGGTGATCGTCCGGCATTACGCCTTCGCGGTGGTCTTCATCACGCCCCTGACCATCCTGCTGGCCGATGCCGCCGTTCTGGGACACGGCTCGCCGACCGAATTGATCCAGGCGCGGTTCATCGTGACCTGCCTTGGAAGTTTCATCCGGCCGTAA
- a CDS encoding response regulator: protein MNKSTLLLVEDNPQDELLILRALHKANVANQIDVVRDGQQALDYLFGVGEFSHRSDAALPVVALLDINLPRVGGLEVLARLRDDPRTRLLPVVILTSSDEDRDRLRSYEHGANSFVRKPVDFHAFAECVSRLGIYWVAVNQPPRNGGAA, encoded by the coding sequence GTGAATAAATCAACGCTGCTTCTGGTCGAGGACAATCCTCAGGATGAGTTGCTGATACTGCGGGCGCTGCACAAGGCCAACGTCGCCAACCAGATCGACGTTGTTCGCGATGGCCAGCAGGCCCTGGACTACCTGTTCGGCGTCGGCGAGTTCTCCCATCGCAGCGATGCCGCGTTGCCGGTGGTGGCCCTGCTGGATATCAATCTGCCGCGCGTGGGCGGTCTCGAAGTGCTGGCGAGGTTGCGGGACGATCCCCGCACCCGATTGCTGCCGGTCGTCATCCTGACCTCTTCCGACGAGGACCGGGATCGTCTGAGGAGCTATGAGCACGGCGCGAACAGCTTCGTGCGTAAGCCGGTGGATTTTCATGCCTTCGCGGAATGCGTTTCCAGGCTGGGCATCTATTGGGTCGCCGTCAATCAGCCGCCTCGGAATGGCGGCGCGGCATAG
- a CDS encoding PAS domain-containing protein, whose translation MRHGERLTGVETFFNENDVIVSKTNLKGIITYANRTFLTVSGFDEAEVIGQPHNLIRHPQMPRCIFKMLWEALQDGREIFAYVVNRTKQGHHYWVLAHVTPSFDADHRIVGYHSNRRVPDREPLEGIIIPLYRRLTDCEQQATGPKEGLQASGDLLRGYLEEKGVRYDQFIFSL comes from the coding sequence ATGCGGCACGGCGAGCGCCTTACCGGCGTCGAAACGTTCTTCAACGAGAACGATGTCATTGTCAGCAAGACCAACCTCAAGGGCATCATCACCTACGCCAACCGCACCTTCCTCACGGTGAGCGGCTTCGACGAGGCGGAGGTGATCGGCCAACCCCACAACCTGATCCGCCATCCGCAGATGCCGCGATGCATCTTCAAGATGCTGTGGGAAGCGCTGCAGGACGGCCGGGAGATCTTCGCCTACGTGGTCAACCGCACCAAGCAGGGACATCACTACTGGGTCCTGGCCCATGTGACGCCCAGCTTCGACGCGGATCACCGGATCGTCGGCTACCACTCCAACCGGCGGGTCCCCGACAGAGAGCCGCTGGAAGGCATCATCATCCCCCTCTATCGCCGTCTGACCGATTGCGAGCAGCAGGCCACCGGCCCCAAGGAGGGGCTGCAGGCCTCCGGCGACCTGTTGCGGGGATACCTCGAGGAGAAGGGCGTCCGCTATGATCAGTTCATCTTCTCTCTATAG